TTTTCTAAGAACATGAAGATTTCTGGTGTCAGCACGTATCTGCCCATAATAGCCAGGTTAGATGGTGCTGTTCCGCGCTTCGGCTTTTCAATAAAGTTCTTTACTTGATAGCGTCTGCCTTCTTGCTCGATAGGGTCAACAATGCCGTAACGGTCTGTTTCACTGTCTGGAACAGTCTGTACGCCGATGACAGGTGAAAGTGTTTCTTCATACTGGTCAATCAGCTGCTTCAAGCAAGGTGTGTCACTTTGAACGATATCATCACCAAGCAGGACAGCAAATGGCTCGTTGCCGATAAAGCTTTTCGCACACCAAACAGCATGGCCAAGTCCTTTCGGCTCTTTTTGACGAATATAGTGGATATCAGCAAGATTGGAGGAGTATTGAACTTTCTCCAAAAGATCAAACTTCTTCTTCTCAAGCAAATTTTGCTCCAGCTCATGAGCATAGTCGAAATGATCTTCAATTGCTCTTTTGCCTTTTCCTGTTACGATGATGATGTCTTCAATGCCAGAAGCGATTGCTTCTTCAACGATATACTGAATTGTCGGTTTATCAACAATTGGCAGCATTTCCTTTGGCATTGCTTTTGTTGCTGGCAGGAATCTTGTTCCTAATCCTGCTGCTGGAATGATCGCTTTTTTTACTTGTTTCATTTTAACCTCTCCAATCTTCTCTCTCTATCTAAAAAATAATAATATGTACACTTTAATTTTTACTTAACAAAATGTTCTTAATAACGTACAATTATAGTAACACTTTTTCTTAGTATTGCAAAGGTTTTTTAGCACTATTTTATAATTTTTAAAAATAATGGAAAATAATGTGACATATTGCTTGCATTTGTCATTTTAACATATCTATAAGAGTCTGTGATGTTATTGTCTTTTCCATTTTGTTATAATGATTATTATTAAATGGAATTTAACTTTCGAGGAGGGGAATAACATCCAATCAAATCAGTATCCTGACATGTTTAGAGACAGCTTTATCAGAGAAGCAGTGGAAAGAGTTGGAACCGGTATTGTCATCACAGACCCAAGCTTACTGGATAACCCCATCATTTATGTAAATAGAGGATTCGAACGGTTGACGGGGTATGCGGCCGTAGACATTCTCGGCAAAAACTGCCGGTTCTTACAAGGAAATGATAAAAAGCAAGGATCAGTAACAGCATTGCGGGATGCGATTAGAAATGAAGAACATATTGTTGTTCAGCTGCGTAACTATCGCAAAAACGGTGAAATGTTCTGGAATGAGCTTGAGCTTTCTCCCATTCGCATTGGAGACGACAGTAAGCTCTTTTTTGTTGGCATTCAAAAAGATATTACTGACAGAAAAGAATCAGAGCAGCTTATCAACCAATATTTAGAGCAAATAGCGAGTCTTTCTACTCCTATTATTTCCATTAACGAAAAAACATCTATTTTACCGCTTATTGGCGATTTAACAATGGATCGGTTTGAACAGCTTGTTCAGGATATATCAACATATGTCGGCAATTCTAAGGAAGATTATTTCATTATCGACTTGCAAGGTTTATTGAAATATGATGAAGTTGTACATAATGGTCTCAAAATGATCAATGATATTCTTGGCTTAATGGGCACAGAGCTGATTATCAGCGGTGTGCAGGTTAAGATGGCACAGGATACGATTACTTATACGAACGGCAATGACTTGAATATTCGTTTCTTCCAATCATGTAAACAGGCGCTTCTTGCCTTGAAATAACAGCCCGGAGTTTCGGGCTTTTTTTATGGGCTATGTATAACAGCTTCAGAAGATTGCAAACTAAGAAAAAGGAGTTGAGTGAATATGCAATTCTTGTTTTCATTAATAGAAATGCTTTTTTCTGGAGGCTTGCTGAAGCGAAATTTAGATTGGCACAGAAGGTTAGTAGCTATCTCCTTCCCTATTTTCTTTATCGCTTTGCTGCTTCAGGCAGAATATATTGTTTTTCGAACAAAAAGACATAGTTGACATATTTTTTTAACATACCTTTTACAGTATGTCCGTATTCTGTTCATATTTGTCCATTATGATAAAGATAGCGTGGATAGCATGAGTGGCTATCAATGGCATAAGGCGTAGGTGGGGCCTGTGCTACTTAACTTTTACATTTAAGTTTCTTCTACATAAACAGCCATGCTAAAAATTTAGCATGGCTGTTATCCATTATGCTTTTACGAGGCGGATGACGTTCCATGACAGCTTAGGCAGCATCGCAGCCAGCTGTCCTCCGCTTATGGCAGCATCTCCATTAGTATGTGGTTTCACTGCTTCAGCTGTAGCAGAATTCGTTTGTTTAATATCGTCATTCTCTAACACAATATGCTCGATAACTTTATAGCCTTCAAAGCTGCGCAGATCGCATTCAAGCAGCAAGCCTTCTTGAAGATCTCTGTTGACAGCAAAGATTGTCAGTTCTTCGTTTTCCTCATTATATACTGCTGTTGATTCTAATGTTGGCACATCGGTGAAGTCCTTGCTGTCATATTTAGGGCTGGAGATAACTGGATTTAAGGCAACACCTCTGCCGTAAACGGACGTATGCATATATGGATAGAAAATTGTCTGCTTCCACGCAGGCCCATTCTCTTCTGTCATGATTGGCGCAATGACATTCACAAGCTGTGCAAGGCAGGCTATCTTTACTCTGTCGGCATGCTTTAGCATCGTAATCAGCATACAGCCGACAAGCAGCGCATCCTCAAAATTATAAATATCCTCAAGCTGCGGCGGTGCGACTGTCCACGGTTCAATCAGCTTATCTGCTTCTCTAGAGTGATACCATACATTCCACTCATCAAAGGACAGATGGATTTTCTTTTTGCTCCGTTTTTTTGCTTTAATATAATCTGCAATCGAGATGACAGATGAAATAAAATCATCCATTTCCAGAGACAGAGCCAAGTAGTTGCTGATGTCATTATCATGGTTGCCATAGTACTGATGTAAGGAAATATATTCAACATGGTCATACGTATGATCCAAAACCGTTGCTTCCCATTCTGCAAATGTCGGCATGTTTCGGTTTGAGCTGCCGCAGGCGACAAGCTCAATATTCGGGTCTACCCATTTCATGACCTTTGCCGCTTCTTGGGCAATGCGCCCATATTCTGCCGCTGTTTTATGCCCGATTTGCCATGGACCGTCCATTTCATTGCCAAGACACCATGTTTTAATTTTATGAGGCTCTCGATAGCCGTGGCTTATGCGCAAATCACTATAGTACGAGCCGCTGTCATGATTGCAGTACTCGACAAGGTTTCTGGCTGCATCTATCCCTCTTGTGCCAAGATTGACGGCCATATTCACCTCCGCATTAACCTGCTTCGCCCACTCCATGAACTCATTTGTGCCGACGACATTCGGTTCTGTTGTACGCCATGCAAGCTCAAGGCGGCTTGGTCTGCTTTCAACAGGCCCGACACCGTCCTCCCAATTGTAGCCTGATACGAAGTTGCCGCCAGGATAGCGAATTAGCGGCACTTGCAGCTCTTTTATTAATCCTGTTACGTCTTTGCGGAACCCCTTTTCATCTGCTTCAGGATGACCTGGCTCAAATATCCCCCCATAAACGGCTCTGCCAAGATGCTCAATAAAGGAGCCGTATATTCGGTTATCGACTTCAGCTATTTTAAAATCTTTTTCTAAAATCATCTTCGCTTTTTTGTACATATATCTTTCTTCCCTTCACATTTTTTTAAGTTAACCCTTCACACCGCCGGCAGTCATGCCTTCAATAAAGTAGCGCTGGAAGAAAATATACAGAATCAGCACTGGGAATATCGCCATCACAGACCCGGCAATCAGCACATCATAGTTATTGCCGTATGGTGTTAGCAATGTAGATAAGCCGATCGGCAATGTTAAATTTTCGCTTGATCGTAAAACAATCAACGGCCAGAGGAAGTTGTTCCAGCTTCCTAATGCCTGCAGGATTGCCATCGAGGAAAAGGCTGGTGTCATTAACGGCATCATCACCCGGAAGTAAATGCCGATTTCGGTGCAGCCATCGACCCTTGCTGCATCAAGCAAATCACGAGGCAGCCCACTCGCATACTGGCGGAAGAAGAAAATTGGAATCGGTGCAACCACAAACGGCAGAAAGGCGCCGACTAATGTGTCCATTAAGCCAAGGCTCATCGTGAGCTTATATAATGGAAGCATAATGATTTCAACAGGAATCATCATCACAATTAAAACGAGTCCAAACACAAGGTTCTTAAACTTGAAGTCATAGACAGCAAGACCGTAGCCGACCATGCTTGTTAAAAGCAGGCAGGATAGTGTGGATGCAATGGTGATGATTATGCTGTTTTTATACCAAATGAAATAGTCTGTTTCCCCGTTGAACAAATAAGAATAGTTATCGAATGATAACAGGTCTGCCTGCAGCTTTAAATTGAGCCCGTATCTCATAATTTCTGTTGATGGCTTCAAGGAGCCGAGTGTAATCGCAAACAGCGGAAATAAGGCGAAAATACCGATTGCCACAAAGAGCAGGATCAATAGGATGGACGACAGCTTCAGCTTTTTCTTCGTTTTCATCCTTGTTCCTCCTTTTTGAACATTCCAAAGAATTTAAGCTGAATTAACGTAATAATCAGCGTAATCACAAGCAAAGCGATGCCGACTGCAGAACCGAAGCCGAGATTATTTTGCTCGATGCCTTTTTGGTATAAATAGCCGACAATTGTCAGCCCGATATTATTAGGCGACCTGTTGCTTCCGTAAAGCATATAGCTTTCAGCAAACATCGAGAAACCGCCGTATATGCTGATGGTAAACACATAAATACTGATTGGCTTTAACAGCGGTAAGGTAATATGCCAGAATTTCCGTGATGTTGAAGCACCGTCCACCTCTGCCGACTCATACAACTCCCGCGGGATATTTTGCAGTCCTGCCAGGAAATAAAGGATATTGATGCCCATCCATTTCCATGTTGCCAGCACAACAAGAACAAACATGCTTGTGCCCCCATGGTTCAGCCATGCTTTCGGCTCCATCCCAAAGTTAATCAAAATAGAGTTCAGCAATGCACCCTCTTGTCCGCCAAAGATTAAGCGGAAGATCATCCCTGCAACAACGACAGATGTGAGTGCTGGAATGAACGTAACAGACCGAAAGAAGTTCTTCGCAAACATCAGCTTCGAATTAAGGAACACAGCAAGAATCAGCGGCACTGGGATTAAGATAATTAATGTCAAAATTGTATAAACAGTGCTGTTGCGGATGGCTGTCAGAAAGGTTGGATTCCATAATTCCTTATAGTTGTCTAAGCCGATAAAGGTCGTCTGCCCTGGCAGCACTTCCTGAAAGCTCATGATAATCGTCGTGACAACGGGATACGCAAAAAAGATGAAAAAAGACAGAATGAAAGGAAAGATGAAAAAGTAAGGTGCTGCATTTTGAGAATAAAGGAGACTTCTTTTCTTCTGTTTCCTCCCGCACTGTCTGCTGCTTGCTTCCATGTAAAGATCCCCCCTTTAGAATCAGGAGGCAAAGCCTCCTGAAGATGATTTATTTAATCTGGCTTGCTGCTTCCTCCAGCGCTTGCTTCGGATCTTTCATTTCGACTAATGACTGGAATAAAATCGTTGTCTTAACAGCATTTGAGACGT
This DNA window, taken from Niallia sp. Man26, encodes the following:
- the galU gene encoding UTP--glucose-1-phosphate uridylyltransferase GalU; translated protein: MKQVKKAIIPAAGLGTRFLPATKAMPKEMLPIVDKPTIQYIVEEAIASGIEDIIIVTGKGKRAIEDHFDYAHELEQNLLEKKKFDLLEKVQYSSNLADIHYIRQKEPKGLGHAVWCAKSFIGNEPFAVLLGDDIVQSDTPCLKQLIDQYEETLSPVIGVQTVPDSETDRYGIVDPIEQEGRRYQVKNFIEKPKRGTAPSNLAIMGRYVLTPEIFMFLEKQQTGAGGEIQLTDAIQELNQIQRVFAYDFAGSRYDVGEKLGFVKTTLEFALQQDEMKQELIDYMKQLMKKHDNAEIKIL
- a CDS encoding STAS domain-containing protein, translated to MFRDSFIREAVERVGTGIVITDPSLLDNPIIYVNRGFERLTGYAAVDILGKNCRFLQGNDKKQGSVTALRDAIRNEEHIVVQLRNYRKNGEMFWNELELSPIRIGDDSKLFFVGIQKDITDRKESEQLINQYLEQIASLSTPIISINEKTSILPLIGDLTMDRFEQLVQDISTYVGNSKEDYFIIDLQGLLKYDEVVHNGLKMINDILGLMGTELIISGVQVKMAQDTITYTNGNDLNIRFFQSCKQALLALK
- a CDS encoding alpha-N-arabinofuranosidase is translated as MYKKAKMILEKDFKIAEVDNRIYGSFIEHLGRAVYGGIFEPGHPEADEKGFRKDVTGLIKELQVPLIRYPGGNFVSGYNWEDGVGPVESRPSRLELAWRTTEPNVVGTNEFMEWAKQVNAEVNMAVNLGTRGIDAARNLVEYCNHDSGSYYSDLRISHGYREPHKIKTWCLGNEMDGPWQIGHKTAAEYGRIAQEAAKVMKWVDPNIELVACGSSNRNMPTFAEWEATVLDHTYDHVEYISLHQYYGNHDNDISNYLALSLEMDDFISSVISIADYIKAKKRSKKKIHLSFDEWNVWYHSREADKLIEPWTVAPPQLEDIYNFEDALLVGCMLITMLKHADRVKIACLAQLVNVIAPIMTEENGPAWKQTIFYPYMHTSVYGRGVALNPVISSPKYDSKDFTDVPTLESTAVYNEENEELTIFAVNRDLQEGLLLECDLRSFEGYKVIEHIVLENDDIKQTNSATAEAVKPHTNGDAAISGGQLAAMLPKLSWNVIRLVKA
- a CDS encoding carbohydrate ABC transporter permease, with the protein product MKTKKKLKLSSILLILLFVAIGIFALFPLFAITLGSLKPSTEIMRYGLNLKLQADLLSFDNYSYLFNGETDYFIWYKNSIIITIASTLSCLLLTSMVGYGLAVYDFKFKNLVFGLVLIVMMIPVEIIMLPLYKLTMSLGLMDTLVGAFLPFVVAPIPIFFFRQYASGLPRDLLDAARVDGCTEIGIYFRVMMPLMTPAFSSMAILQALGSWNNFLWPLIVLRSSENLTLPIGLSTLLTPYGNNYDVLIAGSVMAIFPVLILYIFFQRYFIEGMTAGGVKG
- a CDS encoding sugar ABC transporter permease, which produces MEASSRQCGRKQKKRSLLYSQNAAPYFFIFPFILSFFIFFAYPVVTTIIMSFQEVLPGQTTFIGLDNYKELWNPTFLTAIRNSTVYTILTLIILIPVPLILAVFLNSKLMFAKNFFRSVTFIPALTSVVVAGMIFRLIFGGQEGALLNSILINFGMEPKAWLNHGGTSMFVLVVLATWKWMGINILYFLAGLQNIPRELYESAEVDGASTSRKFWHITLPLLKPISIYVFTISIYGGFSMFAESYMLYGSNRSPNNIGLTIVGYLYQKGIEQNNLGFGSAVGIALLVITLIITLIQLKFFGMFKKEEQG